Proteins from a genomic interval of Paenibacillus sp. FSL R5-0623:
- a CDS encoding ABC transporter permease, which produces MNIWHICIFELRRILKIRSVVLNLFILPLLLIFILGTALSSTMGTAKDVIPDTVRVGIIHLSTESGGGSSTVNQAMDTFVKSSEVAEMVKVQNFTTEEEAVHSLRTGKLDFAVMIPLDFEQNVMMGKEARLQWIRGKDNTLNTLGETLFTRFTDEWNRQMAITKVLGPEVIAAMASASESGTANSTSIAVTNPGKTGTAYSASQYYAASMLAMFMLYSGMTTSTSLFGERDNKTLIRLQAAPIGNGVIFAGKIAGNSLLAFLQATTIILMTYWFYGVDWGTHPWYIVLTCVCITLASMTLGVIVALVCKSTASASATLQGIIVAMTFISGGFMPIPIDFVQRLSLFTVNHWALQSFLRMMLDAPVAEIVYNILMLGVVCAVLLFISGMIYRKAGYRYE; this is translated from the coding sequence ATGAATATATGGCATATTTGCATCTTTGAATTGAGGCGTATTCTTAAGATTCGGTCTGTAGTGTTGAACCTGTTCATTCTGCCGTTGTTACTGATTTTTATATTGGGTACGGCACTTTCCAGTACGATGGGTACGGCGAAGGATGTTATTCCGGATACTGTACGTGTGGGAATCATCCATTTGAGCACTGAATCTGGCGGAGGATCAAGTACGGTTAATCAAGCGATGGATACATTCGTTAAATCCTCGGAAGTGGCTGAGATGGTCAAGGTGCAGAACTTTACGACAGAAGAAGAGGCCGTTCATTCACTGCGTACCGGCAAGCTGGACTTTGCTGTAATGATTCCTTTGGATTTTGAGCAAAACGTGATGATGGGGAAAGAGGCCAGGTTACAGTGGATACGAGGAAAGGACAACACACTTAATACCTTGGGTGAAACTTTGTTCACGCGTTTTACGGATGAATGGAACCGACAGATGGCGATTACCAAAGTGCTCGGTCCGGAAGTAATTGCTGCCATGGCCTCTGCTTCGGAGTCTGGTACGGCGAATTCCACCTCCATTGCTGTCACTAATCCCGGTAAGACAGGTACGGCGTATAGTGCCTCCCAATACTATGCAGCTTCCATGCTGGCAATGTTCATGTTGTACTCGGGCATGACAACCAGTACCAGCCTTTTTGGGGAACGGGATAACAAAACGTTAATTCGCCTTCAGGCTGCGCCGATAGGTAACGGAGTTATTTTCGCTGGCAAAATTGCAGGCAATAGTCTGCTCGCTTTCTTACAAGCAACAACGATCATACTTATGACGTATTGGTTCTACGGTGTGGATTGGGGAACCCATCCTTGGTATATTGTGCTGACTTGTGTATGTATCACATTGGCATCTATGACTCTTGGCGTGATCGTGGCATTGGTATGCAAAAGCACGGCATCGGCCAGTGCAACGCTACAAGGTATCATCGTTGCCATGACATTCATCAGCGGTGGGTTCATGCCCATTCCGATTGATTTTGTACAACGGCTTAGCCTATTTACGGTTAACCACTGGGCGCTCCAGAGTTTTCTGAGAATGATGTTGGATGCACCTGTAGCAGAGATTGTGTATAACATTCTAATGTTAGGCGTGGTATGCGCTGTATTACTGTTCATCTCAGGAATGATCTATAGAAAGGCAGGATACCGATATGAATAG
- a CDS encoding sensor histidine kinase: MPMRLLQYGLIIVPAVLYMLMLPLENEAVYTLYIIIALGLSVWKDFNRSSTQQWLLLLTEILWSCWLIASYGPFLLFLSLSVLYVYIYRLEGSRRWLMFAIQLIANNVALHWHYSVPQAQQPGLTTLNTTATTLLSAETTAMVLGNLLLLITAALSWQGSRTASSRGQLEQVYDELRSKHYELQEARAQLLLFAKQLEGAAQAEERTRISRQLHDDIGHRLIRTKMMSEAALLTLPRDREQGTEMVRQIRDQLANSMDDMRSTLHKLQPNSYASKAYDLDRLLEEVGRDTGVKINYEVQGPSHVLYPSIQIVLYKNAKEALTNALRHGNASSITVELVFGDQEVCMSVSNDGKINPHSSKRNGIGQEGMLLRTQMVGGALEIQSAYPYTVITRIPITNKVDIL; this comes from the coding sequence ATGCCGATGCGGCTTCTGCAATATGGATTAATTATCGTTCCAGCAGTACTGTACATGTTGATGCTGCCCTTGGAAAATGAAGCCGTCTACACCCTGTATATCATCATCGCGCTTGGACTCTCCGTGTGGAAAGATTTCAACCGTTCAAGTACACAGCAGTGGCTGTTGCTTCTGACCGAAATACTCTGGAGCTGCTGGCTGATTGCTTCGTATGGACCATTCCTGCTATTCCTCTCTCTATCCGTGCTCTACGTGTATATATACAGACTGGAGGGAAGTCGGAGATGGTTGATGTTTGCAATTCAGCTTATCGCTAACAATGTCGCTTTGCATTGGCATTATTCTGTCCCACAGGCACAGCAGCCAGGGTTAACCACACTAAATACAACCGCCACTACATTACTCTCCGCAGAGACAACTGCGATGGTTCTTGGCAACCTGCTTCTGCTCATCACAGCGGCTCTGTCCTGGCAGGGATCAAGAACGGCGAGCAGCCGCGGACAACTGGAACAAGTCTATGACGAACTTCGCAGCAAACATTACGAGCTACAGGAAGCGCGTGCGCAATTACTACTATTCGCAAAGCAACTTGAAGGAGCGGCTCAGGCAGAGGAACGCACCCGGATCTCAAGACAGCTTCATGACGATATCGGGCATCGACTGATTCGCACCAAAATGATGTCTGAAGCCGCCCTGCTGACCCTCCCCCGAGATAGGGAACAAGGAACGGAAATGGTGCGACAGATTCGCGATCAATTGGCCAATAGTATGGATGATATGCGCAGCACACTGCACAAACTGCAACCTAATTCCTATGCATCCAAAGCCTACGACCTGGATCGTCTCCTAGAGGAAGTCGGTAGAGATACCGGCGTGAAGATAAATTATGAAGTTCAAGGCCCATCTCATGTGCTGTATCCCAGCATACAGATTGTTTTATACAAAAATGCCAAAGAAGCCCTGACCAATGCACTGCGACACGGTAATGCTTCTTCGATCACAGTGGAGTTGGTATTCGGGGATCAGGAAGTCTGTATGAGCGTAAGTAATGATGGCAAAATCAATCCTCATTCTTCCAAGCGAAACGGCATAGGACAGGAAGGCATGCTTCTGCGCACACAAATGGTGGGAGGAGCCCTGGAGATCCAATCGGCTTATCCGTATACAGTGATTACACGCATTCCAATAACGAACAAAGTTGATATACTCTGA
- a CDS encoding ABC transporter ATP-binding protein, whose product MGILEVDHVVKRYGSKLSVDHLNLSVGKGEIFGLLGPNGAGKSTTISMIAGLLNMDQGEIRLDGISVKERPLEVKRKIGLVPQDLALYETMSAAENVTFFARLYGLRGKLLKERVQESLEFVGLQDKAKDAPSTFSGGMKRRLNIACAITHRPDLIIMDEPTVGIDPQSRNHILESVRTLNKMGSTIIYTSHYMEEVAAISHRVAIMDQGRIIACGTEAELRERVASEEKVVLSTSGIGADVVEELKLHPRVRMVDVSENTLTITLPSAQQDLQDLLFICSKHEVAIQSLKVEEPDLETLFLNLTGRTLRD is encoded by the coding sequence ATGGGCATACTTGAAGTAGATCATGTAGTAAAACGATACGGCAGCAAGCTGTCCGTGGATCATTTGAACCTTAGTGTTGGCAAAGGCGAGATTTTTGGATTGCTTGGTCCCAATGGAGCAGGAAAAAGTACCACCATCAGCATGATTGCAGGGCTCCTGAATATGGATCAGGGTGAAATCAGATTAGATGGGATATCGGTCAAGGAGCGACCGCTAGAAGTAAAGCGCAAGATCGGACTCGTTCCGCAGGATCTGGCTTTATACGAAACCATGTCTGCTGCGGAGAATGTGACCTTTTTTGCCAGACTGTATGGACTGCGTGGAAAATTGCTTAAGGAAAGAGTGCAGGAGTCCCTTGAATTTGTAGGGTTACAGGATAAAGCAAAGGATGCCCCCTCGACCTTCTCTGGTGGTATGAAACGCAGATTAAACATCGCATGTGCGATTACACATCGCCCGGATCTAATAATTATGGATGAACCTACAGTGGGCATTGATCCGCAATCTCGGAATCATATCCTTGAATCGGTACGCACACTCAACAAGATGGGTTCAACGATCATATATACAAGCCATTACATGGAGGAAGTGGCGGCGATTAGTCACCGGGTCGCGATTATGGATCAGGGGCGAATTATTGCCTGTGGGACTGAAGCAGAGTTGAGAGAACGGGTAGCATCGGAGGAAAAAGTAGTGCTCTCCACTTCCGGTATCGGTGCCGACGTCGTGGAAGAACTGAAACTTCACCCCCGCGTACGGATGGTAGACGTTTCAGAGAATACACTGACCATTACGCTGCCTTCGGCACAGCAGGATCTGCAGGATCTGCTCTTCATTTGCAGCAAACATGAAGTAGCCATTCAGTCGCTCAAGGTCGAAGAGCCGGATCTGGAAACGTTGTTCCTCAATCTGACCGGGCGTACGCTTCGGGACTAG
- a CDS encoding flagellar motor protein MotB — MSRRSKRRGKRETIDHRDRWMITYADLITLLLIFFVIMYAMSNLDSGKYDVVTQSLQNTFNASDSILELGEGIGEKPGQTITETPPSEVQGEDPSKGEGTPSDSGTATPEDENKPLTEREEQFRSQEQELQNLFNVITQYIEDNKLENQIFVADKPQGLSITLSDRFLFDQGQAALKDGAAPTLSKLASLFRDLNTIVSIEGHTDNVPVGANSAYTDNWQLSGERALSVLRFFLDTEKLNPDSFQYAGYADTRPTGDNTTAAGRQKNRRVEITVLRQLQP, encoded by the coding sequence ATGAGTCGGCGCAGTAAACGGCGCGGAAAACGAGAAACTATCGATCATCGGGATCGCTGGATGATTACTTATGCCGATCTCATAACTCTGCTTTTAATCTTTTTTGTCATCATGTATGCCATGAGCAATCTGGATTCCGGTAAATATGACGTCGTTACTCAATCGTTACAAAATACATTTAATGCGTCCGACTCTATCCTTGAGCTTGGTGAGGGAATCGGTGAGAAACCCGGTCAAACGATTACAGAGACTCCACCCTCCGAGGTGCAGGGTGAAGATCCTTCAAAAGGTGAAGGAACCCCTTCCGATTCCGGGACAGCAACACCAGAAGATGAAAACAAGCCGCTCACAGAACGGGAAGAACAGTTCAGATCACAAGAGCAGGAATTGCAAAATCTATTCAATGTGATTACCCAATATATCGAGGATAATAAACTGGAAAACCAGATTTTTGTTGCTGACAAGCCACAGGGCCTATCCATTACACTTAGTGACCGCTTCCTGTTTGACCAGGGACAGGCCGCTCTAAAGGACGGTGCAGCACCAACGCTCAGTAAACTTGCCAGCCTGTTCCGCGATCTGAATACCATTGTCAGCATTGAGGGTCACACCGATAATGTTCCTGTGGGAGCAAACTCCGCCTATACCGATAACTGGCAGCTTTCAGGAGAACGTGCACTGTCTGTATTGCGATTCTTTCTGGATACAGAGAAACTTAACCCGGACAGCTTCCAGTATGCCGGATATGCGGATACTCGCCCAACGGGTGACAACACCACAGCCGCCGGAAGACAAAAGAACCGTCGGGTTGAAATAACGGTCCTGCGTCAGCTCCAGCCTTAA
- a CDS encoding PDZ domain-containing protein, which yields MEWVWPWLTTLGEAMLQLFIQPFYYIAVILIALIYHRQLLQERKLFHVRLQSSITQTIRAVLGGILIGTIVSIVSLFLGAHLTLGSLICIWAATLILSLFRIRYLCFAYAAGLLGVLQFGLNLASGWQPSGWMGTITETLRALDMPALLVLAALLHMGEALLVRMQGVSMASPLLFEGKRGKLVGGYQLQQFWAIPLLILVPVTGSGAELAWNPLMNAGHSYMLVALPIMLGFGEITQSMLPSQKVQISSKRLMIYGATLLVFSLLAAWWSPLMVVAALIAFIGHEFLVWYSAFEEQNRSPVFVHPQHGLKVLAVIPESPAADLGIEAGETLYKVNGKLVHSPEELHRALRMNPAFCKLEVRNHQGESKFMQRAIYEGEHHQLGVIMAPDNHEVWAIRLRPLTLFHVINLKLFARLKKPHRDEAPLALPPAPVASDKGSVEM from the coding sequence ATGGAATGGGTATGGCCGTGGTTAACTACATTAGGGGAAGCTATGTTGCAGTTGTTTATTCAGCCGTTTTATTATATTGCGGTGATCCTGATTGCGCTGATCTATCATCGTCAGTTACTGCAGGAGCGTAAATTGTTCCATGTTCGGTTGCAAAGCTCAATAACACAGACGATTCGTGCCGTGCTCGGAGGCATACTCATTGGTACCATCGTCTCAATTGTGTCCCTATTCCTCGGTGCACATCTTACACTGGGAAGTCTGATATGCATATGGGCTGCAACATTAATTCTATCCTTGTTCCGTATCCGGTATCTGTGCTTTGCTTATGCGGCCGGGTTACTGGGTGTGCTGCAATTTGGTTTGAATCTGGCTTCAGGCTGGCAACCATCGGGTTGGATGGGCACTATCACGGAAACGCTACGTGCCCTGGATATGCCAGCACTGCTTGTCCTGGCGGCGCTTCTACATATGGGTGAAGCCCTGTTGGTACGCATGCAGGGGGTATCGATGGCATCACCACTTCTCTTCGAGGGAAAACGCGGGAAACTGGTTGGTGGATATCAACTGCAACAGTTCTGGGCCATTCCTCTACTGATTCTTGTCCCGGTAACAGGTAGTGGCGCGGAGCTGGCTTGGAATCCACTGATGAATGCGGGACATAGTTACATGCTGGTTGCATTGCCGATTATGCTCGGATTCGGTGAGATAACGCAGAGTATGCTTCCGTCACAAAAGGTGCAGATCTCATCAAAACGGTTGATGATATATGGGGCAACTTTGCTCGTGTTCAGTTTGCTTGCGGCATGGTGGTCTCCACTCATGGTGGTTGCTGCGCTGATTGCATTTATTGGACATGAATTTCTGGTATGGTACAGCGCGTTTGAAGAGCAAAACCGAAGTCCGGTATTTGTCCATCCGCAGCATGGGTTGAAAGTATTGGCTGTTATTCCGGAGAGTCCTGCTGCAGATTTGGGGATTGAAGCCGGAGAGACGTTGTACAAGGTGAATGGCAAGTTGGTTCATTCGCCGGAAGAGTTGCATCGTGCTCTGCGGATGAACCCCGCTTTTTGCAAACTTGAGGTGCGAAATCACCAAGGAGAAAGTAAGTTCATGCAACGAGCGATCTATGAAGGGGAGCATCATCAACTTGGGGTCATTATGGCACCGGACAATCACGAGGTCTGGGCGATTCGGTTACGTCCACTGACGTTGTTCCATGTTATCAACCTCAAATTGTTTGCCCGTCTGAAAAAACCACACAGGGACGAAGCTCCCTTGGCGTTACCGCCAGCCCCGGTGGCTAGTGATAAAGGGTCCGTGGAGATGTAA
- a CDS encoding flagellar motor protein translates to MDIATLIGIIAGIAAVISGFLWEGGQLSGLLQKTAALIVFGGTIAAVVASFPAHRLRTIPAALRMAFGRNNNDSGLWVEELVEMSSIARRSGVLALERKVMNHPHPFLQDGIQMVVDGTDQDVVRQILEMEIDSIEQKHEGYAKIFESAGGYAPTMGIIGTVMGLIQVLGSLTDPTGLGPAIAVAFTATLYGVASANLIFLPIASKIKSRGADEVQTMEMLLEGVLAIQNGENPQLVRKRLESFTLTHRQHIRPLAKEGLDESAQ, encoded by the coding sequence ATGGATATTGCGACACTTATCGGTATTATTGCCGGAATTGCCGCAGTCATTAGCGGTTTTTTGTGGGAAGGCGGCCAATTGTCTGGTCTCTTGCAAAAAACGGCTGCTTTAATTGTATTCGGTGGAACGATTGCTGCTGTGGTTGCCAGTTTCCCGGCGCATCGCCTGCGTACGATTCCAGCTGCCCTGCGTATGGCTTTTGGACGTAACAATAATGATTCAGGTTTGTGGGTTGAAGAACTGGTAGAGATGTCTTCAATCGCACGCCGCTCAGGTGTACTTGCATTGGAACGCAAGGTTATGAATCATCCGCATCCATTTTTGCAAGACGGTATTCAGATGGTTGTTGATGGTACCGATCAGGATGTGGTTCGCCAGATCCTGGAGATGGAGATTGACTCGATTGAACAAAAACATGAGGGTTATGCCAAAATATTTGAATCCGCTGGTGGGTACGCTCCAACCATGGGGATCATCGGAACCGTGATGGGACTTATTCAGGTACTTGGCAGTTTGACCGATCCCACAGGACTCGGACCTGCCATTGCTGTTGCCTTTACCGCAACCCTGTATGGGGTCGCCAGTGCCAATCTTATCTTTTTGCCCATTGCCTCCAAGATCAAATCAAGAGGTGCCGATGAAGTGCAGACCATGGAAATGCTTCTCGAAGGTGTACTTGCCATTCAGAACGGTGAGAATCCCCAGCTTGTTCGCAAAAGACTGGAGTCCTTCACCCTCACGCATCGTCAGCATATACGCCCCCTAGCAAAGGAGGGATTGGATGAGTCGGCGCAGTAA
- a CDS encoding response regulator transcription factor has protein sequence MSERNDVNQDNDSAQLPLIRLILADDDYFIRESLKVLLGLESGISVTGTVSNGQEALELLEAGTPADVVLMDIRMPECDGVEGTKRIKARFPEIQVLMLTTFDDDEYIIQALQNGASGYLLKNVPPERIIQGIKTVHNGDMLIHPDIARKLAGLLRPAAIPLTQNPIEAYGLTRMELAVAEAISEGLSNKEIAAKLFLSEGTVKNYVTDILGKLSLRDRTQIAIFILKQ, from the coding sequence ATGTCCGAACGGAATGATGTAAACCAAGACAATGATTCAGCCCAACTCCCACTTATTCGGCTGATTCTCGCCGATGATGACTATTTCATTCGCGAGAGCCTTAAAGTGCTGCTCGGACTCGAGTCTGGCATTAGTGTTACAGGCACAGTCTCAAATGGACAGGAAGCGTTGGAATTGCTAGAAGCAGGAACGCCTGCGGACGTGGTGTTAATGGATATTCGGATGCCGGAATGTGACGGAGTTGAAGGTACCAAACGCATCAAGGCACGTTTTCCTGAAATCCAGGTGCTCATGCTGACTACGTTTGACGACGATGAGTATATTATTCAGGCATTACAGAATGGAGCTAGCGGTTATTTGCTCAAAAATGTCCCCCCCGAGCGGATCATCCAAGGCATCAAGACCGTACATAACGGCGATATGTTAATTCATCCGGATATTGCCCGCAAATTGGCAGGCCTTCTTCGTCCCGCTGCGATTCCCCTGACACAGAACCCAATCGAAGCCTATGGACTGACACGTATGGAGCTGGCGGTTGCCGAGGCCATTTCGGAGGGGTTGTCCAATAAGGAAATTGCCGCCAAATTGTTCCTCAGTGAAGGCACGGTCAAAAACTATGTCACGGATATTCTGGGTAAGTTGAGCTTGCGTGATCGGACCCAAATCGCCATCTTTATATTAAAACAATAA
- a CDS encoding ABC transporter permease, whose protein sequence is MNSLHIAWLMIRRTLGRKMGFITFLLLPCLVVTGAVALFGSEQITRTVIPYVNEDGGVAGTWMIHELAGKEEYLLKPMTNEAEVKEAIAQQKGSSGIIIPAHYTEDLLQGKPTEIQLVELRISESSYTLRAAVEGLTNGLLQSASAVKVAAGPVSSETDILSSIQKPFEQLLQEIGKHQVAGEVTALQIYPKPGLNNVTGFTIMFMMGLLTSAVAVIMEDRRKRTMARVYTAPVRAYEIALGNFLGSFVIGMIQIVMVLGVSRWLLHYDAGIPFGIHFVILAAFMLVSMGIASTVAGLIRNPKNANMLNSLVIMPTCMIGGCFWPISLMPDYMQKLANFVPQKWAIQAVETISAGGTLSDITLPLLILFGMAAILLTVGSAILRPSQPGVEA, encoded by the coding sequence ATGAATAGTCTACACATCGCCTGGTTGATGATTAGACGTACCCTTGGCCGTAAAATGGGCTTCATTACGTTTCTGCTTCTGCCTTGCCTGGTGGTTACAGGAGCGGTTGCTCTTTTTGGAAGCGAGCAGATTACACGTACTGTTATTCCCTATGTGAATGAGGATGGAGGGGTGGCAGGGACATGGATGATTCATGAACTTGCCGGCAAAGAGGAGTATCTGCTCAAACCGATGACAAACGAAGCAGAAGTGAAGGAAGCCATCGCTCAGCAAAAAGGAAGTTCTGGCATCATCATTCCGGCACATTATACGGAGGATCTGTTACAAGGAAAGCCAACCGAAATTCAATTGGTGGAACTGCGTATAAGTGAAAGTTCCTATACCCTACGAGCAGCAGTTGAAGGTTTGACGAACGGATTGTTACAATCTGCTTCAGCTGTTAAGGTGGCAGCAGGTCCTGTCTCAAGTGAGACAGATATACTATCGAGTATACAGAAGCCATTTGAACAGCTTTTACAGGAGATAGGAAAACATCAAGTCGCTGGTGAAGTCACCGCTCTGCAGATCTATCCCAAGCCAGGCCTGAACAATGTGACTGGATTTACAATCATGTTTATGATGGGGCTGTTGACCAGTGCAGTGGCTGTGATAATGGAAGATCGCAGGAAACGTACGATGGCCAGAGTATACACGGCACCCGTCCGTGCGTATGAGATTGCGCTTGGTAATTTCCTCGGCAGCTTTGTCATTGGTATGATTCAGATTGTTATGGTTTTGGGAGTCAGTAGGTGGCTGCTGCATTATGATGCCGGTATTCCTTTTGGCATTCATTTCGTCATCTTGGCCGCATTCATGCTGGTCTCCATGGGGATCGCAAGTACCGTGGCAGGATTAATTCGTAATCCCAAAAATGCGAACATGCTGAATTCGCTTGTCATTATGCCAACCTGCATGATAGGTGGTTGTTTCTGGCCAATCTCGTTGATGCCGGACTATATGCAGAAGCTCGCTAACTTTGTTCCACAGAAGTGGGCGATTCAGGCAGTGGAGACGATCTCTGCTGGCGGTACATTATCGGATATCACATTGCCGTTATTGATTTTGTTTGGCATGGCTGCCATCTTGCTGACTGTAGGCTCTGCGATTCTACGCCCTAGCCAGCCAGGAGTAGAGGCATAA
- the uvrB gene encoding excinuclease ABC subunit UvrB — MSDIIMSDKTFEIESEFSPQGDQPAAIKELVKGVQEGKRYQTLLGATGTGKTFTIAQTIAQLQRPTLIIAHNKTLAAQLASEFKDFFPNNMVEYFVSYYDYFQPEAYIPSSDTYIEKDSSINEEIDKLRHAATSSLFERRDVIIVASVSCIYGLGSPHSYSSMLLSLRVGMEKPRNQILSRLVEIQYQRNDINFVRGTFRVRGDVVEIFPASKGEHAIRVELFGDEIEKITEIDVLTGELIGEREHIAIFPASHFVTQEETMKVALVNIERELEERLEVLREQGKLLEAQRLEQRTRYDIEMMKEVGFCSGIENYSGPLTFRERGDTPYTLMDYFPDDMLIVVDESHVTLPQIRAMYNGDQARKTVLVEHGFRLPSALDNRPLKFDEFEGKMDQIIYVSATPGPYEIEHTDTMVQQIIRPTGLLDPIIELRPTKGQIDDLIGEINDRIAKDERVLITTLTKKMSEDLTDYLKEVGIKVRYLHSEIKTLERMAILRDLRLGVFHVLIGINLLREGLDLPEVSLVAILDADKEGFLRSERSLIQTIGRAARNSEGRVILYGDKVTDSMDKAIKETERRREIQMAYNEKHGITPQTIRKKVRDVIEATKVAESKKDYLTGAAEKMSKKDRQALIQRLEVEMKDAAKNLQFERAAELRDALLELRAE, encoded by the coding sequence ATGAGCGATATTATAATGAGCGACAAAACGTTCGAAATCGAGTCAGAGTTTTCTCCCCAAGGTGATCAGCCGGCAGCCATTAAAGAATTGGTGAAGGGTGTTCAGGAGGGGAAGAGGTACCAGACACTGCTGGGTGCAACGGGTACGGGTAAGACGTTTACGATAGCCCAGACGATAGCCCAACTGCAACGTCCGACGCTGATTATTGCACACAACAAAACGTTGGCAGCGCAGCTTGCAAGTGAGTTTAAAGATTTTTTTCCTAATAACATGGTTGAGTATTTCGTTAGTTATTACGATTATTTTCAGCCAGAAGCATATATCCCGTCCTCCGATACGTATATCGAGAAGGATTCAAGTATTAATGAAGAGATCGACAAACTGCGGCACGCAGCGACAAGTTCGTTGTTTGAGCGCAGGGACGTCATCATTGTAGCGAGTGTTTCCTGCATTTATGGTTTGGGTTCACCGCACTCGTATTCAAGCATGTTGCTGTCACTTCGGGTAGGCATGGAGAAACCACGCAATCAGATTTTGTCTCGTCTGGTAGAGATCCAGTATCAGCGGAACGATATTAACTTTGTACGGGGTACGTTCCGTGTTCGTGGGGATGTTGTTGAGATTTTCCCTGCCTCCAAGGGCGAACATGCAATTCGGGTTGAATTGTTTGGTGATGAGATCGAGAAAATTACGGAGATTGATGTGTTAACCGGAGAACTGATTGGTGAACGTGAACATATTGCCATCTTCCCGGCGTCTCACTTCGTAACGCAAGAAGAGACGATGAAGGTTGCGCTGGTGAACATTGAGCGTGAACTGGAGGAGCGTCTTGAAGTGTTGCGTGAACAGGGGAAACTGCTGGAGGCTCAGCGACTGGAGCAGCGCACACGGTATGATATCGAGATGATGAAGGAAGTTGGATTCTGTTCGGGGATTGAGAACTATTCCGGTCCACTGACTTTCCGAGAACGCGGCGATACCCCATACACATTGATGGATTACTTCCCGGATGACATGTTGATTGTGGTCGATGAGTCTCACGTGACTCTGCCACAGATCCGTGCGATGTACAATGGTGACCAGGCGCGGAAGACGGTATTGGTTGAACATGGTTTCCGACTGCCGTCAGCATTGGATAATCGTCCACTCAAATTCGATGAGTTCGAGGGCAAGATGGATCAGATTATCTATGTATCGGCCACACCGGGTCCGTATGAGATCGAGCACACCGATACGATGGTGCAACAGATTATTCGTCCAACCGGACTGCTCGATCCAATCATTGAACTGCGTCCAACGAAGGGACAGATTGATGACTTGATTGGTGAGATTAATGACCGGATTGCCAAAGACGAGCGTGTGTTGATTACAACATTAACGAAGAAGATGTCCGAGGACCTGACAGATTATCTGAAGGAAGTTGGAATCAAGGTTCGTTATCTGCACTCCGAGATCAAAACGTTGGAACGGATGGCGATTTTACGTGATTTAAGGTTGGGCGTTTTCCATGTGCTAATCGGAATCAACTTGCTCCGGGAAGGTCTCGATCTGCCCGAAGTTTCCCTCGTCGCTATTTTGGATGCCGATAAGGAAGGATTCCTACGTTCCGAACGCTCACTGATCCAAACGATTGGTCGTGCCGCACGGAACAGCGAGGGTCGGGTTATTCTATACGGTGACAAAGTGACGGATTCGATGGATAAAGCGATAAAGGAAACCGAACGCCGTCGTGAAATTCAGATGGCGTACAACGAGAAACATGGCATTACACCACAGACGATTCGCAAAAAAGTGCGTGACGTGATTGAGGCAACCAAAGTTGCCGAATCCAAGAAAGACTATCTCACAGGCGCAGCCGAGAAGATGTCGAAGAAAGATCGCCAGGCGCTTATTCAGCGCTTAGAGGTAGAGATGAAAGATGCAGCCAAAAACCTGCAGTTTGAGCGTGCTGCCGAGCTTCGCGATGCGTTGCTGGAACTTCGCGCTGAATAA